The nucleotide window tttgacttcttttggttcattcattttgctatgtatctagcattATAGAACATAaaccctccgtcctaaaataagtgTACATCTCGCACCTTGAGAAGACAAACAAAAAATAAGTTTGATCAAATCCATATGAAAAATTACTAAgaattataatatcaaataatcgTCATTAGATTAATTGTGTCATATTTTCATACTAATCTTATTAAAAGATACACATGTCAATactattttatataaatttagttaaactcgAGATTACATGACTTTTTAAGTGGGGAGAAGTGCACTTATTATTTGTGACGGAGAAAGTACACGTGACAGAATAAGAAACATCCAAACACCCTATGAGCCAgcactaagggcctgtttagatatcgaaatttttggcaaaatgacactatagcagttttcgttgttatttgacaattagtgtccaatcatagtctaattaggcttaaaatattcgtctcgtaaatttcgtctaaactgtgtaattagttttattttttatttatatttaatatttcatgcatgcgtctaaagattcgatgtgacgagaaatcttgaaaaatttagtaTTTTGGGAGGTAACTAAACGGTACCTAATGTTGCGAGACCGTTGACTCGTCACTCCGTCCTTCGTCCACCAGCCGCACTAGGCCTGGTTCACTTTGCAAGAAAAAGTGAACTCGATAAATAGTACTATTtttgtcttatttgataaatattgttcaatcgtggatcaactaggctcaaaagattcatctcgtgattttcaactaaactgtgtaattagttatttttttacctacatttaatactataCGTAAGCTGCTAAAAattgatgagagagagagagagtgaaaaaactgaaTTTGGCCCTAGTTCGCATCGCCAGATCACCTGGCCGGCCGCCGGCCTCCGCTAGTCCGCTTGCAATGGATGCTGTCATCGAGTTCACCTCCGGAAGCCCTAGCCCCACGCGCTTCTACTCCTCAGCTTCGCCGTCGTTGCGCGGCCCCCATAGCCTCTCTGTCTGCGGCCCATGGCGCGGCCGTGGGCGCCCCCTCCGCGCGCTCCGGCATCGGTCCCAGGCCCAGGCCCCTGCGGCGGCGGCCGGGGCGGCCGAAGTCTCCCACCACGATGTTGTAGTTGTGGGCGCTGGGATCGTCGGGCTTGCCATcgcgcgccacctcctcctccacactTCGCTCTCCGTTGCCATCGCCGACGCTGCCGTCCCCTGCTCCGGTGCCACAGGCGCAGGTACGCTTCCTTCGGCGCTTGCGTTAATGGTTCGGTGCTTCAGCCTTCATAGAGTTGGATGTAATACATCCTTGGGCCTCTGGTTTGGGATTTCTTCCTTGGGTGGGGTTCGTTGTTTGCAGGGCAGGGATATATATGGATGTCGCACCGGAGGCCGGGGAGTGACACCTGGGAGCTGGCGCTGCGGAGCAAGCAACTTTGGGAGGAGCTGGCGGCCGAGGTTGACGGCCAGGGAGGCGGCGGTGCACGGGAGAGATTAGGTTGGATGAGGACAGGTAGAACCACGCTGCCGCTATTTTGCGGTTTATTACGTGTTGCTGTTATGGTGATTGATTAGTCTATGAATAAATTGCCATTGTTTCTAAACACTAGCAAACGAATCTGAGTAGTAGAATTGCTATGATATTAGTATATTATTGCTTTTAGTATGAATGGGCGAATGACACATCACTACTGCTAGTGTAAGATTATTACCATCTCCTGCAGTCATGGATTTGATGTCACTCCTGCTACTCCTTGCTGTGCTGATAGTCCGATTCTTAAGTCCATCCATACATTACTCAAGTTTACTGATATCGTTTTATTAGATGTCCTATCATGGAAATTACATGCTCTGTGCTGTATTATACTGTGCCATTTCTGTCTCAAACATGATTTTAAACAGAAAGTAAAATGCTTCTATCGATTTTGTTCAGGAAGCTTGCTTGTTGGGAGAAGTTCGGAAGAGCTGGACACATTGGAGGAAATGACCAAGGTTCTGTCTCAGGCAGGCATACACGCGGAATTCTTGTCAGCTTCTTCACTGCATGCATTAGAACCGGCACTCAGTGTAGGGAAAGATGGTGGTGCTATGTTCTTGCCACAAGACTGTCAGATTGATGCATTCCAGGCTGTCTCTTTGATTGAGaaggtttttttttttccttcaggAGTTTGATTTTGTTCTGCAATGTGCGCTGTTAACAGTGTCTCACTGATATTTCTTGGTTCATTTTCTTATGCAAGACCAATAACTCATATTCCTCAGAAGGAAGGTACAGGGAGTTCTATAATGATCCTGCCATGTCATTAATAAGGTATTCAAGTTTCTTATTTTTAGACAACCTTCATTCATTAATTGAAGAAGAATACTTCCAACTACCAGGCTTGTGTTATCTATCTGTTAGGAATTCAGATGTTATTTTAAAATCTTAAAGTTATTTCCCTTTCTCTGCATCACTGATAAATGACAACTGATTTTATTCTATGCAGATCGGAGGTTACTGGAACAGTTGAAGCTGTCCAAACTTCCAGAAACATATTGTATGGTAGAAAAGCTTTTGTAATTGCTTCTGGTGCCTGGACTCGATCCTTATTGCATAGTTTCTTAGAACCAGCTTTGACATTGGATATTCCTGTGAAGCCACGAAAGGTATATCTGAAATTTCTTGGATTGATTTTTGTTCTGAAAATTTTGGTACTGAACACTCAGCCATCTTCATATTATTGGTCATCATATGTTTACCTGATATGGAAAATAGTAGAGTGGATTCGATTCTATGTATTCTTGCAAGACTTGTTGTGTATGTTTACGTGAGATGCAGCACAGCGAGTAATACTATATTGTATTCGGGCTCTTGATTATTCCTTTTGACTTGGAAACAATGCTACCTGCTTATAAATAAGAGTTACGTAAGTGTGTAACCTGTTGCATGAACTAAGGCAAGGAGTTGACAGTCAAAATGAGCCTGTGATAGTGCCATGTTCATGCTAGCAAACATTTAAACTATTTCAGACTGATCTGTTGACCAATGACCACAGCTTGACATTTGTCCTCTAATGGATCTGTAAATCCTCATATGTTATTCCTTGCTACATATAGCATTTATGAAATTCTTGTTATCTAATCCAACAATTAACAACATAGAAAAGAAATAATCTCACATATTTCCTGTTCAGGGTCATCTTCTTGTGTTGGAGAAATTTGACAAGGTTAAGTTGAATCATGCCCTGATGGAGGTAGGATATGTTGGCCATCAGATTGCTAAGCCAAATAGCACACATATGGCTTCAGAATCTAGTGAAGATGAGCTTGGTGCTTTATCCATATCAATGACTGCAACCATAGATACAAAGGGAAATTTAGTTCTAGGTAATTTACGGAGCACAGTCTTCTCCCGTTGCTCCATGTTCCAGTTTCTTCTTAGGAGCAAAATAAGAATTCCATTTTAAGTGACCTACAGGAAATCTTTGAATATATGGCATGTTTATACTACAGGAAGCAGCCGGGAGTTCAAAGGTTTTTCGAGGGAGGTTGATAGATCCGTTGTTCAGTGTATATGGGAACGTGCAGGAGAGTTTTTTCCTGCAATGAAGAATGTTTCTTTTGATATTGATCAGAATACTCAAATCAGAATAGGGCATCGCCCATACAGTAAGTTTCTTAACAAGAAAAAGAGAAGCAtagtctgaattcttcattacaATGCTATTAGCTTTGTGCCCTTATCTGATACTAACAGAAACAAATACTTTATCTGTTTCAGTGCCTGATGGAAAGCCAGttattgactttattcctgatatGCCAAATATTTTGATTGCAACAGGACATGAAGGAAATGGACTTACTTTGGTGAGCACTGATCACTGTATCAATTTGCTTCAGTTGCTAGTGTTTCCATGTTACATTATTTTTTCTGTTTAGTTAGGCAGTTGAAATGTAAAAGGTATTGTGCCAGTGGTTCTGTCATTTAGATACAGAGCGATCTTTCCTTGAATGGGACTAGTAACTTTTTTGTGGCATGGGGGTGAAGGGTGGACAGTTCTGTGATCCAATTATTTGAGCACGCATAAGGCTGTATAAGCATAACGTACCCTCACACTCCTGGTCAACAGTAGTTACATAATAACTAGATAAGATAGATACCTTGTTTCCTCTTGGAGCTGATTCATGGTAGTTGAATTACTTTGCGTGAGGTCTGTCATGTTATGTTCCTGATTCCAAATAAGATAGATGAATCTGTTGCATGCCAACAGGGATGGAGGCACTCTGCTCTCTACTATTCTACTGTCATTTTCCTTATAAGAAGATAGAAGAGTTAATGTTGTTCTGCCAATTTTTCTTTAGGCACTAGGCACTGCTGAAATGGTCACCGATATGATTCTTGGGAATCCTGGAAAAGTGAGCCACTCACCTTTCTCCATCAAACACAGATTTTCAGGTAATTTTGGTAAATAGGTCCGAATTCTGCTTTTTTTTAAGAGAAAAAAAATCATGTTTTTGTGATCCAGATCTTTTTGTCTCCAACACAGTTTAAAACCAGGACTGATTTTTTATGCCTTGAAAGCTAATTTTCAAGACAactttctttattttatttatttatgtatTCTAGCTCTTTCGTTGCACACAATGTGCTTTCAATATAGAACTACTGAATTGCAGATCAAACCAGTTTATTACTCAGCTTTCAAGTTGTGCCGTTTACTCGAATTCATGTCAGATTAATTCATCACATTTCAGGGTGCTGTGCACTCCATCGTTTTAGTGTAAAATACTGTTTGGACGAAATTGCTGTTTTTTCCTCTCAGCAATTTGAAGCTCTTTTGATCTATTAATGTTGGGATTCTATTTTAATTCTAGGCATCCAGATGGACAGCTTCTTTTCGTTATGAATTTGACAGTAGTAAAACGTCAAAATTTGGTTAGTGTATTGCATGGATGCTGGGGCTTCCTTTACATCTGTCTATGTCTAAGTCATTGATATGTATCCTAGGAATAGTAAAGTTTACTTCAAGAACAAAGGACAATGCCAGAGGGCTTGCTACTTGACGAAGTTTGTCAAGCATGCAACTAGTATATGGGATCTCCTTTAACCCTTATTTCCATCAGATCCAGTAATCCTGCTTTTGCATTGTCTTCTGATGCTTGCTGTTTAGTTGAGGGCGTGGTACTGTCAGTCAGTAATTGCTGCTTGGAAACTACTTGTTTCATAAAGTATCTTTGCACAGCCTTCGACTGAGGCTACTGAAATTTTCTCTTGAGTACCGTCTAGAAGCATTCCTCCAGTCTGATCCACCCTTCATCATCAATTCAAACTCTGGATAGCTGATACGACCATCCTGTTGAATATATTTATAAAATGTCAGCTATGCTAAATAAGAATGTGTTGTGCAATCCAGGACGAGGAATAAAAAACGTTGATGGAACTCAACAACCAGTCTTTTGGATTTGTAATCTTTTACTTCGTTGAAAACTAGTAGGGGGGGtgggggtgtgggggggggggggggggggggtgtcagAAGGTAGCTTGTTAATTTGCTTGTTTCAGTGAACTAGTCAAGAATTGGTGTTTTACTAACTTCAGTTCATTCGAAATGGTCAAACGTAGGTTGCATACAATTCCAGGATCCTAATACCTACTGGAAGCTTTAAAACTTGACCGATAGTGAAGTGAATCActtcttttcctttccttttgtTGCAATTACAGTGTGGTCAATATTTAAGTGATTAATAGTTTTGATTAATTAGTTTACTGAGTACTGACCTTATCCTTGTCGACCTCACGGATAATGTCGTTAACCACTTGCTCATTAGGCTTTAGTTCACCATCACCTAGAGCCTCCATCAACTCAGCCATTTCAATAAAACCATTCCCGTCTTTGTCGAAGAACTTGAAAGCTTTAGGTAGATACTCGTTATTACTCATCTTTTTAATGTGAAGTAAGACTGTTACAAATTCCTCACAATCTAATGTGCCACTTCCATGTATATCACCCTGCAAAACGAAGACAGTTGTGTTAGATCATTGCAGTGGTAATTGATTTGTCCAACTTCGTAGTATGAGCATTGATTTCATAATGCAAATTACACTTTTAGGTTTGTGAATACTTGGCTGCAATTACAGATGGAATTTACCTCTTCGACTCTATTCATTGTAGTTCAGTTGCCAATATCTCAGTCAGCCTAATACTTCATTATGTAATATAAGGATAAAAAATGGTAATCCTTGCACTCACGGCTTGTAACAGCATCTTTATCTCTTCCTCTGGAACAGGATGACCGTTTATCCGGAAACCCTCCTTCAGCTCTTCAAGTGACAAATTACCGTCATTGTCCTTGTCCATGGTATGGAACATCTGATTGTATTTGTCAATCTCTTCCCTCGGTAAATTCATGGCGACGACCTGCATTAATTATTGGCAAAAAAAGGATCAGTCAGCGTGTCACTTGAAGGAATTAAGGGTAGTAACAGCAAGTTATCTGCAACTTACtccaagtgccttcttcttaaaCTTGTTCATAGACGAGAACTGCTTGAGCCTCGACCGAACAACCTCTCCGAGTGACACATTTGAAGCCTTATCAGCATTCTTGAGCCAAGGATGCTCTGTTTTTTTTTCATGAGGAGAAAAGGTGCTCGTATTTCAGTATGCAGCATTCATAAAccactttgtttttttttcaacaaTGGGAATAACAGCCTCTTATTGAAAAATGTGCTCAGGCACGGTTGCAAAAAAATAATGGGAATAACAGTATAGCATATCAGAGTATATCAAATTCCTTCTGCTTTTTTCTATGAACGGATGCAGTCTGCCCTTTCCATTCGGTTTTCAGTAAACTTAAGATTGGACTGAAGGCTACTAACCAAGGACTTGCTTTGCCGTCAACCGTGTACAAGGATCTGGGTCAAGCATCTTCTTGACAAGATCCTTTGCACTCTGGGAGACCTTGGGCCATGGATCCTTCTGTAAGTGAATTACTCCCCGTAGTATCGACTGTGCAATTTTCTCATCGGAGTCTGCAATCGTCGAAACAAACAATATTGCATCAGCAGTTCAGTACTCTGAATACGGATCGCTGGATGAACTATCATGAGAATGAAAAGAGAGCAGCATTCACCTCCCCAGAACGGAGGGAACCCGCAGAGAAGGATGTGCAGGATGACACCAGCGCTCCACACGTCTATCTCTGGCCCATAGCTTCTCTTGAGAACCTCAGGAGCCATGTAACACCCGCTGCCAACCACTTCGGTGAACCGATCCCCTGCACGGGCAGAGCTTTCCGTGTCATTGATCCCAGCTGAAGTGATGTATGGCAGCGTGAAGCAGGCTTGCGAATTGCGATGGTGATGCGGTGGCCATCCGTACCAGGCTTGAAGTACACGGAGAGGCCGAAGTCGATGGCCTTGAGAGGCGACTCCTCCGACTTGTTCACGAACAGGAAGTTCTCCGGCTTCAGGTCCCTGTGCATCACTCCGTTCTCGTGGCACAGCTGCGTATCGGATTTGTACATGACAGGGCAGGAACGGCAACGGCATAAGACGCTGGCGAATTCATGCGGCCTCGCTCGGGCCCTCGGCTGGTCATGGACGACGGACGGTTACCTGCACGACCTCGACGATGGTGCGGGCGAGCTTGGCGGCGGCGCGCTCGGAGTAGTGATCGCGCTCGAAGATGCGGTCGAAGAGCTCGCCGCCCTCGCAGAGCTCCATGACGAGGTGCacgccgtcgtcgtcctcgcACGCCTCGCGCAGGCACGCCACCCTGCCCCCGCCAACCTCCGACATGCGACGCGTGATCTCCACCTCGCGCCGCACGTCGTCCGCGTCGGGCCCGGCGTGCCGCAGGAGCAGCCGCTTCCGCCGGAGCGTCTTGCACGCCAGGGCCTCCCCCGTGGCGGCGTCCTCGCACCGCCGCGTGACGCCGAACTCGCCGCGCCCGAGCTCCGCGCCGAGCCGGTACCGCCGCGAGAAGTCCGGGTCGACGGTGCCGGCGTCGCCCAGGATGGAGGCCTGCTTCCTGCCCTTCctgccgcccttcttcttcctctccttgccTGTGACGCTGACGCTGTCGTGGTCGGGGGAGCAGCATGGGCCGTCGTGGCTGGTGACGGGGAGAACGGCAGCGGCACCACGGCCTCCGCGGCgcagcatcttgagcttggtgGCCGCAATGACGGAGTAGCAACCACCCATGGCGCCACCGTCGCCGGACGCCGGGTGCTCGCTATCTCGGCCGCTAGCGCCCTCGTGCCTCGACCTTCCCTTACCCTCTCCTCGGTCTAATTCCGGTGCTTGCGCCGCGCGCGCGCGATCGGGGAACGGCCCGACACTTCCGATTGTTGGCTGGCTGCCCGTCAGTGCCGGGGCGTGTTCTGTGCCGACCGCTCGGAAGCCAGTAAAAATGCCGCCAAATTTTCTTCCGTCCGCCCATTCGACACTTCCAATTGTTGCTTCAATATACAGGGCCCGTTTGTTTAGGCTCACGGTTCACGGAGCCGTTTTTTCTCTCATACACTGTAGCAGCACTGTTTACTGAGCTCGTTTTTTCCCTCTCTTTTTTGTCTTCACGGAGCACTGTTCACTTCCAGCTCCTGCGGCTCTGCCTACCGTGCATGAACAGTGACAGACCGGAGCACGCAGTAGCGCTGCTAAAGAGGACCATAGTGGGTCAAAATGTACCACTACAATAAGCTGATATAGTGCCAGCAAAAATAACTTCCTTTCCATGCCAAGGATGATCCTTTTTGGTTTTAATTAAAGATAACTATGGACTATATGACTTTTTATGCTTTATACTTTTAAGTTTAGTTTTAATTAAAGATGACTATGAACTATATGACTTTTTATGCGTTAAATTTTGTAATAAGTTTAGTCTCATTCCTCTGCTGAAGTTACTGACATCTGCATATATGCAATGccttttgaaatttaaaaaaaaatcatactTGTTAAACAAAGTATCTAAATTAAATTTCGATTACACCATCGCGTTTCTTGCAATAAATTCTTTAAAACAGGACCCCACATGAGT belongs to Miscanthus floridulus cultivar M001 chromosome 4, ASM1932011v1, whole genome shotgun sequence and includes:
- the LOC136550014 gene encoding uncharacterized protein; translated protein: MDAVIEFTSGSPSPTRFYSSASPSLRGPHSLSVCGPWRGRGRPLRALRHRSQAQAPAAAAGAAEVSHHDVVVVGAGIVGLAIARHLLLHTSLSVAIADAAVPCSGATGAGQGYIWMSHRRPGSDTWELALRSKQLWEELAAEVDGQGGGGARERLGWMRTGSLLVGRSSEELDTLEEMTKVLSQAGIHAEFLSASSLHALEPALSVGKDGGAMFLPQDCQIDAFQAVSLIEKTNNSYSSEGRYREFYNDPAMSLIRSEVTGTVEAVQTSRNILYGRKAFVIASGAWTRSLLHSFLEPALTLDIPVKPRKGHLLVLEKFDKVKLNHALMEVGYVGHQIAKPNSTHMASESSEDELGALSISMTATIDTKGNLVLGSSREFKGFSREVDRSVVQCIWERAGEFFPAMKNVSFDIDQNTQIRIGHRPYMPDGKPVIDFIPDMPNILIATGHEGNGLTLALGTAEMVTDMILGNPGKVSHSPFSIKHRFSGIQMDSFFSL
- the LOC136550013 gene encoding calcium-dependent protein kinase 22-like; amino-acid sequence: MGGCYSVIAATKLKMLRRGGRGAAAVLPVTSHDGPCCSPDHDSVSVTGKERKKKGGRKGRKQASILGDAGTVDPDFSRRYRLGAELGRGEFGVTRRCEDAATGEALACKTLRRKRLLLRHAGPDADDVRREVEITRRMSEVGGGRVACLREACEDDDGVHLVMELCEGGELFDRIFERDHYSERAAAKLARTIVEVVQLCHENGVMHRDLKPENFLFVNKSEESPLKAIDFGLSVYFKPGDRFTEVVGSGCYMAPEVLKRSYGPEIDVWSAGVILHILLCGFPPFWGDSDEKIAQSILRGVIHLQKDPWPKVSQSAKDLVKKMLDPDPCTRLTAKQVLEHPWLKNADKASNVSLGEVVRSRLKQFSSMNKFKKKALGVVAMNLPREEIDKYNQMFHTMDKDNDGNLSLEELKEGFRINGHPVPEEEIKMLLQAGDIHGSGTLDCEEFVTVLLHIKKMSNNEYLPKAFKFFDKDGNGFIEMAELMEALGDGELKPNEQVVNDIIREVDKDKDGRISYPEFELMMKGGSDWRNASRRYSRENFSSLSRRLCKDTL